The following are encoded together in the Bacillus cereus group sp. RP43 genome:
- a CDS encoding aminotransferase class I/II-fold pyridoxal phosphate-dependent enzyme yields the protein MKIVLRKESNIPYYQQIYMQIVERIQSGMLSHGDYLPSLRSMADDLQISLLTVRKAYKQLETKNYIRIEQGKGAYIHKRVNKDFKPIPYQWQQTKSINVMRSQYVMNQHRKYFDFSQAVLYPRLLPNPFLSDEMHKLLNKDQMILATYGPVQGDKELRVEITNYLKEHQQLDTDPSQLLITSGAQQGIDLIAQTLLKPGDLVLVESPCYGAALDVFVNKGVQIIPVSLDNNGIRSDLIDDICQRKNPVLLYVNPTFQNPTGTVMSKERRIELVELAELYNFFIIEDDSFGEIYFEDAIVPPTIKSFDTNGHVIYLKGFSKTLAPGLRIAALVAEGHIFEWLYAVKASMDIGSPLLTQKALLPFLRAERMKNHLEKLRTALQIRRDLTIDILSPLKELEFEIPNGGFNLWVTLPRSIDPFTLLQKANEVDVSFLPGTACLLNHETQYNHLRISYSMLNEKDMLIGLERLHDTIAKFKSMI from the coding sequence ATGAAGATAGTACTGCGTAAAGAATCTAACATACCATATTACCAACAAATATATATGCAAATTGTTGAGAGAATTCAAAGCGGGATGCTTTCACATGGCGATTACCTCCCTTCTTTACGTTCTATGGCCGATGATTTGCAAATTAGTTTATTAACTGTTCGTAAAGCTTATAAACAGTTAGAAACGAAAAATTATATACGGATCGAGCAAGGAAAAGGTGCCTATATTCATAAACGTGTGAATAAAGATTTCAAACCAATTCCGTATCAATGGCAACAAACGAAATCCATTAATGTTATGCGTTCTCAATATGTAATGAACCAACACCGTAAATATTTCGATTTTTCACAGGCGGTTCTTTATCCACGTTTATTACCAAATCCGTTTCTTTCAGATGAAATGCACAAATTACTTAATAAGGATCAAATGATATTAGCAACTTACGGACCTGTTCAAGGTGATAAAGAACTTAGAGTAGAAATAACAAACTACTTAAAAGAACACCAACAATTAGATACAGATCCATCTCAATTATTAATTACAAGTGGTGCCCAGCAAGGAATTGATTTAATCGCTCAAACATTATTAAAGCCGGGAGACTTAGTGTTAGTAGAAAGTCCATGTTATGGAGCGGCGCTTGATGTATTTGTTAATAAAGGCGTTCAGATTATCCCTGTTAGTCTTGACAACAACGGTATTCGCTCAGATTTAATCGATGATATTTGTCAAAGAAAGAATCCTGTTTTATTATATGTGAATCCTACTTTTCAGAATCCAACGGGTACAGTAATGAGTAAAGAACGAAGAATAGAACTTGTAGAACTAGCAGAGCTTTATAACTTCTTCATTATTGAGGATGACTCTTTCGGAGAAATTTATTTCGAGGATGCTATAGTACCTCCCACGATAAAAAGCTTTGATACAAATGGTCATGTTATATATTTAAAAGGATTTAGTAAAACGTTAGCACCAGGTCTTCGCATTGCAGCGCTTGTAGCTGAAGGACATATCTTCGAATGGTTATATGCAGTGAAAGCCTCGATGGATATTGGTAGCCCTTTATTAACGCAGAAAGCACTGCTTCCTTTTTTACGAGCGGAACGAATGAAAAATCATTTAGAAAAATTACGTACAGCTTTACAAATTAGACGTGATTTAACAATTGATATATTATCTCCATTAAAAGAATTAGAATTTGAAATACCTAATGGTGGATTTAACTTATGGGTTACACTCCCTCGGTCAATCGATCCTTTTACATTATTACAAAAAGCGAATGAAGTAGATGTTTCTTTTTTACCCGGAACGGCTTGTCTATTAAACCATGAAACTCAATATAATCACTTGCGAATTAGTTATTCAATGTTAAATGAAAAAGATATGTTGATTGGATTAGAAAGATTACATGATACAATTGCCAAGTTTAAATCAATGATTTAA